The Marinobacter sp. SS13-12 sequence GAAAGCTATGCGGTGGTGGACCTGATGGCCAGCTATGACTTTGCCCGAGACTGGAACGCCACGCTGAACGTGAACAACGTGACCGACGAGAAATACATCGAAAGTCTCAAAAAGTTTGGTACTTCTGCCCAGGGTTTCTATGGCGACCCGGCGAACGCCAGCCTGACAGTCTCCTGGGTCTACTGATCCGGAGGTGAAGAGAGGGCGGGAAGTCACTCCCGCCCTCATTGATGATAAAAGGGAGGAGAAGGAATGACGCCCGAACAGGAAATGATTGAAGGATTAAAGCTGGCCGCAGGCGCCGGTATGGTCATCGGCGTGGTTGCCATTGGCCTGGCTCTGGGCTCGGCTATCGGGGTTTGATGGCTGGCTGAGGGCTGCCAGTCGCTCCTTGCGATAGACGCCACAGGTGCCGCAATAACCCCCCTCGGGTAACAGATACTTCAGACAACATCCCTTTCGCTGTGGGATGGCCGTGGTCTGCCCGCCAAACACCGCCGGAATCCAGTCGATGAAGTGGTTGGCGTCATTGCGAAACTCCCCCAACCAGCGCTGGGCCAGGTCACAGGTTTCAGCAGGCTCTGCCAGATTCCATACCGCCGAGAACGGCGCCCCCAACCCTAGCCCGATGCTGCTCCAGTAGGCTCCGGGGCTCACCCCCAGCCGCTGCCTGAACACCGGATACCAATCTCGTGTCAGCCTCCCGACCGAGCGGACAAAGCACTCCTCATCGACGGCAGGCACACCCGGGGTCTGGAACCAACGGGACGTGACTGATTCCCCATGCTCAACAGGAACGAGAAAAATGCGCCGGGGATCGGGCAGGGGA is a genomic window containing:
- a CDS encoding (2Fe-2S)-binding protein — translated: MADPEHAGLSDTWAERYARLLASAGLDRESILAQVLQPSADERPGLFSLAQCLEQPTLLIDQVNTDYPNASDSRAIRARVSVLQQDLALNVIAPLTLRLFRDGQAPLPDPRRIFLVPVEHGESVTSRWFQTPGVPAVDEECFVRSVGRLTRDWYPVFRQRLGVSPGAYWSSIGLGLGAPFSAVWNLAEPAETCDLAQRWLGEFRNDANHFIDWIPAVFGGQTTAIPQRKGCCLKYLLPEGGYCGTCGVYRKERLAALSQPSNPDSRAQSQANGNHADDHTGACGQL